Proteins from one Actinopolymorpha sp. NPDC004070 genomic window:
- the lexA gene encoding transcriptional repressor LexA: MPKRKNTATESPTATVRELPDGPPDATGLTPRQRRILEVIRDSVETRGYPPAMREIGDLVGLTSSSSVAHQLRVLETKGFIRRDPNRPRALEVLAPSTSTRRPLAGVPAYDETDSGEDRPAPAFVPVVGRIAAGGPILAEQSVEEIMPLPRQLVGEGELFLLRVRGDSMVEAAICDGDWVVVRQQPEAESGEIVSAMIDGEATVKTYRPRDGKVWLVPHNPAYEPIPGDDAVILGKVVAVLRRV, encoded by the coding sequence ATGCCCAAGCGGAAAAACACAGCGACCGAGTCCCCGACGGCGACCGTCCGGGAGCTCCCCGACGGACCACCCGACGCGACCGGGCTCACTCCACGCCAGCGACGCATCCTCGAGGTGATCCGCGACTCGGTGGAGACGCGCGGTTATCCCCCGGCGATGCGTGAGATCGGTGACCTCGTAGGGCTGACGTCGTCCTCGTCGGTCGCCCACCAGCTAAGGGTCCTGGAGACCAAGGGCTTCATCCGCCGCGACCCCAACCGGCCCCGGGCGCTCGAGGTGCTCGCACCGTCCACGTCCACCCGGCGGCCCCTGGCGGGAGTGCCGGCCTACGACGAGACCGACAGCGGCGAGGACCGCCCGGCCCCCGCGTTCGTGCCGGTGGTGGGCCGGATCGCGGCCGGTGGCCCGATCCTGGCCGAGCAGTCGGTCGAGGAGATCATGCCGCTGCCGCGCCAGCTCGTCGGCGAGGGTGAGCTCTTCCTGCTCCGCGTCCGAGGCGACTCCATGGTGGAGGCGGCCATCTGCGACGGCGACTGGGTGGTCGTGCGCCAGCAGCCCGAGGCGGAGTCGGGGGAGATCGTCTCGGCGATGATCGACGGCGAGGCGACCGTCAAGACCTATCGGCCCCGTGACGGCAAGGTGTGGCTGGTGCCTCACAATCCGGCGTACGAGCCCATCCCTGGAGACGATGCC